In Brachypodium distachyon strain Bd21 chromosome 5, Brachypodium_distachyon_v3.0, whole genome shotgun sequence, the genomic window AAATTATTTATTCTTGTGAATTGCAGCAACTAAACTGGATTAATTACATCCCCGTCAGGTGTTCCAGGCCTGGCTAGGGAGGTCCTGCCATGCCACTGGCTGTCACATTATGCAGCAGTTGTTGAAGCCAGCGCCGCGTTGTAGGGTCATCCTGTGTTTGACATAGATAATCACAGTTAGTATGTGATCAGAAGTTACTATTTATCGCGTCATATACTTCATGAGGAAACCATGAATTGGTAATGACCGATGGGTTAATAGCATGACTCACCTTAAGAGAGACATGGAATGTCCCATCTTTCAGCATGTCAGGGAGGCACGTTTGCAGTTCAAAACATGCTCTGCAGGTGAATGGGGAGGAAGAAATTAGCACGTGTGAAGATAGATGTAAAATCATTTTTTACCATATGAACGACAGCACGAACCTAGGATTATCTGACAGCCTGAGGTAACATCGTATAATGTGCTTGAGCAACCTGGTGGAAGGTAGATCAGCAAGTGAAACTACCATGGCTCCTAAAACGTTGCTCACGGCATAGAAACGCTCAATGGTTGCACAAACGTAACGCAGTCCAATATCATCAAGCATAATCTTTTGGACAATGAAGGTAGACACCTGCTTATAGATTTGACTAAATTAGTGAAACTGCAGTTACAGCTACTACCTGTCTACCAAAAAACTCTTAAGCACCTAAAGTTCATATTTGACTCCTGGGGTTATATTACAGCGCAGTGGGAAATGTatgtgtcaatttttttttattcattcCAGGTTCAAGTGATAACTGATAAGTGCACCAAAATTAGCAGCATAGGTCGTAGGACAGTTAGTGAATCGCCAACGGCAAAACAGCCTTTCAGGATTCTTACATAATGCATCTTTTAAGTGTGGTTTTAAGCACTTGTCAGATTGAAGCCTGGTGTTCGtggcaaaaagaagaagagagaagcctaaaagaagaagagagaagccTGGTGTGCCTACTTTACATTCCAGTCCTGACCAACCTGTGAACTGGCAATATAGTGTTCCTGGTGAACATCAGATAGCAAAATATACTTcttgaaaagaagaagcaattTGACCTTTGCCAGGCCTAAATAGAAGAGAAAACAATGATATTTTAGGATTGAGATGGCTAGATACATACGGTTTTTGATAGCTCACTGCCCATCTCCATAGTGCGCAAACACAGAGGAATTATTTCAGTTTGCAGCAGAAAACCGATAACTTCAGTATCATCGATCTGGATGCATCAGAAGGTAAAGAAGCTTCATTACCATCTACAGAATTAACAATTGTAAACACAGGCAGTTTATTCCAAAAATAAGAAGAACCATTAAATATCACATTGCTTATTTAAGTTATACAGTTGTTTATCTTTCTTTCCAAATAAAGTAACAAAGATGCTTTCCTTATGTCCTtatctgtttcataattcatGCCATTGTATTGGAATAATAACAACACAAATCTTAACTTGTGCTGCATTTCATAACTAGTGAAAGCACCATGCTTATATATAGCATTGCAGAGTTGGATGCGTTACAGAAAATTTGTTAATTCATGTAAACTCGCACAAATGAATTTACCTTAACAAGAGCACCAATGACACCCAAACTGGTAAGCCGCAAGTACTCAAAAGGCCGTGTCTTGCTGAAAGTATTCAAGAACGGGTACAAGAACAGTGGAATGTGAGCTGAAAAGAACCAATGAAGAACAGAGAGGGGAAGTTAATCGCTACCAGCAACAATATCAAGAGCTAACAGCTCTTTCGTAGCATCAAACAACTAGAATTAGGATGTGTTAGACACATCACAAATGGCTGTACTTGTTAGTTGTTACCATGTAAGAAGTGGATCCTCGTATCAGGGTGCGATGCAACACACTGCGTTTATTATAAAAACAAgcataaaaatatattcaatTATTCATAAGATAATGTAATTCCCACCCTCTcttttttatactccctccgatccataataaatgtcgtggatttagtacaactttagtacaaagtcatactaaatccaagacacttatatggatcggatggagtatgtCTCAAACTGTACTTACCTGAAGAAGTGCAAGTGCGTTGCAGACTCTGTTTGATGCACCTGGTGACAAAGTTGGGGGTGAAAGTGCAGGGTAGATAGACACAATTTCCTGTTTTCCAGGTTGTCAAATATACCAAGTAAGGAAGATAGGGTCAAACTTTGAAAAGTTGCATTCGAAACAACAAAAGCCAATTTGAAAACAAACAGTGACTGGGTTTAACAGTTAGATAACATAAACAAGTCCAGGTAAAAAGTAGGCTGAAAACTCCCtgttcttttattttaattttcaagCATGAAAATTATAAATATAGAAAACAAATGAATTATGCATACCTGAAGTAGTGCAGCAATAGTGCCATAAGAGTGCCACAGAAGCAGGGCCAAATCTTGAAAGACCTCTCGTTTCTGAAATGATTGCATTGAATTATTGATTTTTCCTACTCGAATAAAATGTCTTAGCATGTTAACGACTGAACAGGCAGTCTGCAGTTGTACTTTTCACGGTATTTAAAAATTAATTAGGCTAAAGTTCACCATTTATGATCGAGATGTCATACTGACATAACTCGTCGAAACAACATTGTTGACAACAAAGCCATTTGTTTTGGAACTTGGATCGTACGGTTCGTACCCTAGCAACTCAAGAATTGCTCACAGTGCTGTCTACGGGTCCTTTCAAAATAACAAGCCTAAGCTAAGACTATTAAatcaagaaaataaatcaTATGGCAGTGCATATTAACGACAAGCTAACCCTTCCAACGAATCACCAAAATGTTCACTTCCTCGATGCCTCACGCCCTGGCTAATGCACTGACATTTCCACAGACAAACTGAATTCCAAAGGCCACAAAACCAGAAACCTAACTAGAGAGGAGAAACCACAAATCACACAATCTCTTCACACAAGGAGGCGGAACCCGAGAAACGAACCTTGGATAGCTCGAGGAGGGTGTTCTCGCGCAGCTCGCGGTCGCAGAGGTCGAGcaccagctgctccaccgACGCCTGCTTTCTGTCATTGCGTTCCTGCGCCACGGCTGCACtactgccgccgcctccaccgatAGGAGAGGGGGGCGGCCCCgaggccgccgcagccgccgcgaaGGAGGGGTGCATGTTAAGGGAAGCCTGCAGGTTCGCCATTGCCCACGAACTACACGAGCATCGAAACACCATTACGAATTCCTTCAGATATAAATATAAACAATAAACCAAGCACAGCAAATCCATCGGACTCCCAGCAACGGACTCATTTGCACGTATCGCACGCAGGGGCCCGGAAGCGTCCCTTCCACCCCGTTCACGCCGTCGATTGGCGAGAGCAGAGAGCGGATCAGGGGGGAAAGCGAAGCCAGCTGAGGTTTAGTGATTACCTAACAGCTGGAATCAGTCTAATTCCGGATGGATCTGCGCTCCAATCTGCTCCACGAGACCGTAATGCGCGGGGGGAGGGAACTGGAGCGGCGGAGCGCCCGCCTCCCGCACGCCGGTGACCACCGGAGCTCGCCGCGACGGAAGAGGAATGGAGTATGGAGAGGAGGGACTTCTGCCTaccgttttccttttttcttttcgattTTTTGAGAAGGAGTCAAGGACGCAGCTGTCAGGCTGGCATTAATATCCGACGGCTCAGGCTCACGCGACGCAGCGGTTAATACACCATCAATGGCGTGATCACTGATCGGCAGAGAGgaatcctaaaaaaaaaagaggtggGTCCCGCTCTGAGACGGTAGGCATGGGCCTTTAATGTTTGGTTTATGGGCCTTGATGATGGGCCGCCGGAGGAGACGGACGGAAATCGTGGAAAGACAAGGGGTTCATCTGCACATTTCGCAGCAGCGCCCCTGCGTTATAAAGAGAGAGCACCCCTAGGGTTTGTGCCCCGCCGCCATCTCTTCTTAAGCCTTCGGCTCCCCGCTTCTGTATCTcccacccgcgccgccgccgccgccgccgccgctcgactCCCACAGGCAGCCATGGCGGAGCAGGTAAAAGTCCCCTCCTCTAGTAGTCTGCACGTAGTGCTCTACCTCAGCTGTTGCGTTAACTTGGATATGCACACACGCCATGGAAACTTAGATCTGTTCGCGCAGAAGGGTTGTATGTTTGTTGCGAATCGAGTGATAGCTACCTGTATCTTGGTCTGTGCGGGTTGGTAGCTTCTGCGGTCAGAGTAACTTGGGAGAAGTTTTGTTGTTTATGTCTGTAGGATTTAGTGCGATACTGCAACTCTCACTTACATTCGTTAATTTCTGATGTTTCTGCTTAGCTATTACTCCGTAGAGGGTAGGCGTCGGCTAAACTCTGTGTTTATTGTGACCACCGTTGATGTCAGATGTTACATACACATGTGCAAATGTGCTCTGGTTGTTTGAGCTTGATAGGATGGCATGCTTTGTAGATCGATGAAGTTATGGATTGTTGTATGCTCCATTTGGATTTTGGCAAGTAATAAATGTAAAGTCTAGATAGTCATCTAGTTTCTTGTTTACTCCTGTGTATAATTGAGCAAAGTTAGTAGTTTCTAGCTACTGGCTATATTGTTATCATATTTGCATCTGTTTCTGTTCTGCATTGTACTATCTACAGGTTGTATTAGTCTGACGTTTTACATCCGTTCCTTGCTGTGCAGACTGAGAAGGCTTTCCTTAAGCAGCCCAAGGTGTTCCTCAGGTGAGGAGTTTGTTAACTTTTTCTTgcattttgtttatttcttaCTAAAGTACACATCTTAATATGAATGGGTGCAATCTATATAGCTTAACAAATCTTCTGTCTAATTTTAGCACGAAGAAAGCTGACAAGGCCAAGAGGCCAGGCAAGGCAGGCAACCGCTTCTGGAAGAGTGTTGGCCTTGGTTTCAAGACCCCAAGGGAAGCGATCGAAGGTACAATAGGCTCTTTTTTCTAGTCATGTCTTCATAGCTCATAAGCACCCTTTTGCTAGCGCTGTCTTCATACACACAAGTAGGTGCTGCTAGTGTTGACGTGGAAGCATGCCTACGTTTTACATCAGTATAATTTTTCCTAATCGTGTGAATGACCGAATTGTAGAATCCTAGTTGTGTATCTGCCTGCAGCCAAGTTGGTATTGTTGATGTTGAAAACAAACACACAGATGTGACTTTCTAGATGTATGTTTTTTATATAATGTTGCTAATGTCTGGCATTTCATGTGATGTACAAAAATTTATGAATGGATAAGGTGTATGCTGCTTACTATAAGTTTCAGACAGTCTATTAATATCTATTCCCTTGCAGGTACCTACATTGACAAGAAATGCCCATTCACCGGTACTGTTGCTATCAGGGGCAGAATTATTGCTGGAACATGCCACAGTGCTAAGATGAACAGGACAATCATTGTTCGCAGGGACTACCTCCACTTTGTGAAGAAATACCAGAGGCATGTTAACAATTTGGAATGCTAAAACTTGATACCTTTCTTCATGTTGGATCTCTAA contains:
- the LOC100837139 gene encoding cell differentiation protein rcd1, with the protein product MANLQASLNMHPSFAAAAAASGPPPSPIGGGGGSSAAVAQERNDRKQASVEQLVLDLCDRELRENTLLELSKKREVFQDLALLLWHSYGTIAALLQEIVSIYPALSPPTLSPGASNRVCNALALLQCVASHPDTRIHFLHAHIPLFLYPFLNTFSKTRPFEYLRLTSLGVIGALVKIDDTEVIGFLLQTEIIPLCLRTMEMGSELSKTVSTFIVQKIMLDDIGLRYVCATIERFYAVSNVLGAMVVSLADLPSTRLLKHIIRCYLRLSDNPRACFELQTCLPDMLKDGTFHVSLKDDPTTRRWLQQLLHNVTASGMAGPP
- the LOC100832014 gene encoding 40S ribosomal protein S11 gives rise to the protein MAEQTEKAFLKQPKVFLSTKKADKAKRPGKAGNRFWKSVGLGFKTPREAIEGTYIDKKCPFTGTVAIRGRIIAGTCHSAKMNRTIIVRRDYLHFVKKYQRYEKRHSNIPAHISPCFRIREGDHVIIGQCRPLSKTVRFNVLKVIPAGSTGGKKAFVAA